The sequence GTTTAATGGTCGTCTGAACCAGGATTATTAGGATTATAGGATTGTCAGGATTGTTGTCTGAACCGTGGATTTTCGCGGATGACACAGATGACGCGGATTTTTGTTGGGTTTCGCTTGGCTCAACCCAACCTACAGATTTTTATTTCACTACTGAAGTTTGGACAGTTTCTATCCGGATCAGGTGCTGTTTCCACCGCATTTTGTATGTTTTCTTCGCGTTATAGCCACAAACGCAACTTAGAGAAAAATAAACGTAGATACAGTTATGCGCAGCCCCGTAGGGGCGAAATGTCTATAGAAACGTTGTCCGCCGCGCGGCTAAGCCCCGTAGGGGCGGCATGTTTATTATCTAAAGATTGTCCAAACTTTAGTATTTCACTATAGGGGAACCATTTATGACACCTAATTTTTTATATAAAAAGGAATACTTAGAAGAACTTCTACCCGGGCGTTTTCATCAAGCATACGAAAATATTGAAGAACGGGATATTGGAATAATGCTGACAAAAGTTCTAAATATGCATGAATTAGTAGAACATATATTGAAGTATAATTTGCAATTAAGAAATATACAGTATCCAACCTCAGGTAACAAAGGGCATGATATATTACATCTTTATAACCTCTTTGAAGATAAAGATACAGAAGACTTACAATCAGAATCAGATATTTTATGCAAGGGGTTTTTTAATGAAAATCAGATGATATCAGAAATATGCGAAAAACATAAAAATTGCTTTCAATTTTGGAGATACACTATTTTCTCAGATAATAGAGGCGCGGATGAGAATCCAAAGACGATTCACTTTTATGAATTAGTCCTATTATTCATATCAGCCGTAAATATCTCTGATTTATCGATTAAATTTGAATTAGACATAGATACGCAGCAATTATTGTTAAGGTCATAAATCAATGAACAAACTATACTTCGGTGATAACCTTGCAGTCATGCGGAAGATGGAGCGGCATTTTACAGAGGCACAGATAACATAGCTGCATTGGTAGAGAATCAATGGTAAAAAGAAAGCGCGGCTAAAACGCGCCTACAAAAAGAGAAAAGGCGAGGTTTGAAACCTCGCCAGCAATAGATTTTGCTATAGTCTACTCTTCTTCTTCCTGTTTCGACTCAGCAATGACTTTCTGAGCAACGTCGTCAGGTGCAACCTCGTAATGCGAGAATTCCATCGTGAAGTTGCCGCGGGCACTCGTTATTGACTTGAGGTCGATCGAATACCGAAGCATCTCTGAGAGAGGAACGTTTGCCTGAATCACCTGCTTTTTCCCTATTTGCTCAACACCCATCACCTGTCCGCGTCGTCCATTCAGGTCGCCAATGATGTTTCCCATAAATTGTTCAGGCACCGTGATTGTAACGTTCATAATGGGTTCAAGCAAGCCTGGATCAGCCTGTTCTGCGGCAGCAGAGAACGCGAGGGAACCAGCAATCTGGAACGCCATATCCGAAGAATCGACGGGGTGGTATTTCCCATCATAGAGATCGATTTGGATATCGACGATTGGGAAACCAGCGAGTAAACCCCTGTCCATTCTCTCACGGATACCTTTTTCGACAGCGGGGATGTAGTTGCGCGGAATTGCGCCACCGACGATGTTATTGACAAACTCAAACCCTTCACCGCGTTGCAAGGGGGCGAGATTAATCCAGACATCTCCGAACTGTCCTCTTCCACCGGATTGGCGTTTGTGCCGTCCTTGGATGCTCCGGACGCTTCGACGAATCGTTTCTCGATATGGCACTTTCGGCGGTGAAACATCGGTTTCTACGCCAAATTTGTCTGACATCCGTTCCCGATTGACGGTGATGTGCAGATCCCCAAGTCCAGAAACGAGAAGTTGTTTCGTAACTTCGTTCCGTTCAATCCTAAACACGGGATCTTCTTCGGACATGCGTGTGAGCGATGTCATCAGCTTTTCATCGTCACCTTCGCGTGTCGGACTAATGGCATAAGAGATGACAGAATTCGGGAACTCAATGCCTGGGAGTTGAATAGGTGTGTCCCTATCACATAGCGTATCCCCTGTCTGGGTCGCGGCGAGTTTGGTGAGTGCGCCGATGTCTCCTGCTTCCACCTGTGGGGTGCTAATCGGATCCTTACCGTTCATGAACGCTGTTTTTCCGAGTCGTTCAATCTGTCCTCGCGTCGAGTTACTGACTTGCGAATCCCCTTCCAAGATACCAGAGTAAACGCGGAAGAAGCTCAACTGCCCCGAGAACGGGTCGGCAATCGTTTTGAATACGACGGCAGACATTGGTGCATCTGTTGAGGGTTCTCTGCTTTCCTCTTCATTTTCCGCTGCTGTAACTGCCCCTACATCGACTGGAGACGGGCATCCGGTTATCAGCATATCCATCAATTGTTGCACGCCGATATTATTTAGGGCAGCCCCGCAAAGCACGGGCGTAAACTGATTCTCAGAAATTCCGAGTTGCAA is a genomic window of Candidatus Poribacteria bacterium containing:
- the fusA gene encoding elongation factor G, translated to MKQYRTDEIRNIAIIAHSGAGKTSLAEAMLYNGGAIERMGAVDSGNSVADYAADEIERKTTLNCSVCIAEWEGHKLNLIDTPGAEDFYGDLHSVLRVVDAVVVVVDATTGVEGGTEKVWEIADKYELPRLIFINKMDKENASFENALASIEDILETRAVPIQLPIGKEDQFSGVVDVIQMAAYLQPDGSKRAAKAEIPADLETQAEETREALVEVAAESDDELIEKFFEGELSDEEIENGLQLGISENQFTPVLCGAALNNIGVQQLMDMLITGCPSPVDVGAVTAAENEEESREPSTDAPMSAVVFKTIADPFSGQLSFFRVYSGILEGDSQVSNSTRGQIERLGKTAFMNGKDPISTPQVEAGDIGALTKLAATQTGDTLCDRDTPIQLPGIEFPNSVISYAISPTREGDDEKLMTSLTRMSEEDPVFRIERNEVTKQLLVSGLGDLHITVNRERMSDKFGVETDVSPPKVPYRETIRRSVRSIQGRHKRQSGGRGQFGDVWINLAPLQRGEGFEFVNNIVGGAIPRNYIPAVEKGIRERMDRGLLAGFPIVDIQIDLYDGKYHPVDSSDMAFQIAGSLAFSAAAEQADPGLLEPIMNVTITVPEQFMGNIIGDLNGRRGQVMGVEQIGKKQVIQANVPLSEMLRYSIDLKSITSARGNFTMEFSHYEVAPDDVAQKVIAESKQEEEE